GGATGTAGTAGACGGGAGTAGGAACAATGCCCAGCCAGGAAAAAATTGAAGCAGTTGCCGAATTAAAAGGCAGATTAGAAAAACGTAGCGACTTTATCCTAGCCAGCTACAGCGGACTCACAGTAGAAGATATCACTAATCTTCGCGCGAAACTTCGTAAAGAAGGTTCCGAGATGAAAGTGATCAAGAACAATCTCTTTCTACTCGCACTTAAAGAATCCGAGAAGCATAAGGATAAGAACATCGCCTTTGGATCCGAATACCAAGGACCTCTAGCGGCGATTTTCTCGGACGCAAATCTTCCAAACGCAGCGAAGATCCTAAAAGAATACGCTAAGACGAATAAAAATCTTATTCTGAAAGCGGGATATTTAGACGGATCCGTTCTGAACGCGGAAGATGTGGAAGCAATCGCAGGTCTTCCGTCAAGAGAGCAACTCTTGGCTCAGATCGCAGGCGGTATCAATGGTCCGGCAAGAAGCATCGCTTCTGGTCTAAACCAAATTATCGCAGGTCTTGCAAGAGCTATCCAAGCAGTCGCAGAGAAGAACAATCAGTAAGAACCAATTTAGTTAGTAAGTAGTTTAAAGGACCAAACGGAATCAAAGGAGCACCAAATGTCTACCACTGAAGCGTTATTAGAGCAACTCGGAAAACTTACCCTTGTGGAAGCAGCCGATCTAGTTAAAAAAATGGAGGAGAAGTTCGGAATTTCCGCAGCGGCTCCAGTAGCAGTAGCAGCTGCAGCACCAGCAGGTGGCGGAGCAGCGGCAGGAGCAGAAGAGCCTGCTTCTTTCAACGTTGTATTGAAAGGTTTCGGCGATAAAAAAATCGAAGTTATCAAGGTTGTTCGCGAGATCACTGGTCTTGGCTTGAAAGAAGCAAAAGATCTAGTAGAAGCTGGCGGAAAGTCTGTTAAAGACGGCGTTGCGAAAGCAGAAGCTGACGACATTAAAAAGAAATTAGAAGCTGTCGGAGCTCAAATCGAACTTAAGGCTGTCTAATCAGGGAGCCGAGGCTTTGTCTCCTCGATATCTGATTATAATCCTTTCACTCAGGCAAGGAGGCCAGCGTACTTCCTTGCCTTATTGCATTTTTTCGCGCAGTTATAATTTTCCATCATCCCAGGGAGCACACGAATGTACGGTCAAGTAGAAAGAAAACGGGTAAACTTCGGTAAGATCACCAATTTGGATTACCTTCCTAACTTGATTCAGATTCAGAAGAAGTCTTTCGATTGGTTTCTTCAATCAGAAGTTAAGGATCCCACAAAAAGAAAAAATCAGGGACTAGAAGCGGTTTTTAGAGAAACCTTCCCTATCGAAAGTCCAAACAACGATATGGTGATGGAATACAGTCACTATGTTTTAGGAGATGCTAAAAAATCTCCTCAAGAATGTAAGGACACAGATGCTACTTTCGCTCTTCCTTTAAAAGCGGTCATTCGACTCATTATCAAAGAAACCGGAGAGATCCGCGAGCAGGTCGTCTATATGGGCGATCTTCCTGTAATGACAGAGCAGGGAACTTTTATCATCAACGGAGCTGAGCGTGTTGTAGTTTCTCAGCTCCACCGTTCTCCTGGTATCTTCTTCTCTTATGATGAAGAAAGAGATACCTACTCCGCCAGAGTGATCCCTTATCGCGGATCCTGGTTGGAATTCGAAATGGACAATAAGGGAATTCTGGTCGCAAAGATCGACCGTAAGAAAAAATTCCCTGCAACTCTTCTTGTTAAGTCTTTAGGACACGGAACAAACGAAGAAATATTACGTTTATTTTATAAATCCTCCAAAGCAAAGATCGGAGGAGCTTCCACGAAAGAACTTAAACGTCTGATCGGACGCAGAGTGATCGCGGATGTGATCAACATGGAAACCGGAGAGGTAATGCTCGATGCCGGTTCCAAAATCAACGAAGACAACATTTCCATCTTAAAAGAGATGAAGGTGAAGGAAGTTGAACTCGTAGAATATCCTAAAGATAAGGATAATCCTGTTTTAGTAAACTGTTTGGAAAAAGACGGAGTCAACGATTACGAAGACGCAGTTCTAAAATTCCATGGCATCATGAGACAAGGTGAACCTTCTACGATCGAGAACGCGGAAGCGGAATTGAATCGTCTATTCTTCTCTCCTAAATCTTTTGATTTGGGCGACGTAGGTCGTTATAAGATCAATAGCAAATTTGAATTCAATAATCCAAAAGAATTCACAAGCGCGACAGAAAGAGTTCTTCGTCCTGCTGATATCATCGAGACTGTACGTTACCTTCTTAACTTGATCTCCGAGACAGAGAACTACTATCCGGATGATATTGACCACTTAGGAAACCGTCGTATTCGTTCTGTCGGTGAGTTGATCTCAAACCAACTTAAAGTTGGTTTCACTCGTGTAGAAAGAGTGATCAAAGAAAGAATGACTGTTCAAGAAGTTGGAACTCAAACACCACAACTTCTGATCTCAATCAAGCCGATCACTGCAGTTATCAATGAGTTCTTCGGATCCAGCCAATTGTCCCAGTTTATGGATCAGACAAACCCTCTGGCAGAGCTCACTCACAAACGTCGTTTGAACGCTTTAGGACCTGGGGGTCTTTCCAGAGATAGAGCAGGATTCGAAGTGCGTGACGTTCACTATAGCCACTACGGCCGTATGTGTCCGATTGAAACTCCTGAAGGTCCAAACATTGGTCTTATTCTCTCCATGTCTTCTTATGCGAGAGTGAACGATTACGGATTCTTGGAAACTCCTTACAGAGTAGTAAAAAACAGCAAAGTATCCAATAACATAGAATACTTAACCGCAGATAAGGAAGAATATCATTCTATCGCGGTATCTTCTTCTCCTGTAGATGAAAAGGGAGAGTTTAAAAATAAACTTATCTCTACTCGTCACAGATCTGATTACCCTTTCCGCAACCCGAACGAGATCCAATACATGGACTTAGCTCCAATGCAAGTGGTATCCGTTTCTACTGCGCTGATCCCATTCTTAGAGCATGATGACGCGAACCGTGCGCTCATGGGCTCTAACATGCAACGTCAGGCGGTTCCTCTTCTTCGCCAAGAGGCTCCTTTCGTTGGAACTGGAATGGAAACTCGCGCTGCTTACGATTCTCGTATTTGTATCATCTCTAAACAAGACGGTGTGGTTACATACGTTGATGCGGAGAAGGTGGTGATCGAACGCAAGGGCGGAAAAGAATCCGACACTTACGATCTAACTAAATTTAAGAAAACCAACCAAGGTACTTGTTTCAACCAAACTCCTGTAGTAGGAGTGGTTCACTCAGAGATCGACGGTAAAGTTACTAAAGTCGGAAAAGAGAAGATAGAAGTAACCGCAGACAACGGAAACGTTCGCGAATACAATCTAATCTCCGGAAACAAACAATACCAACCGATCGTTTCTAACGGCGAAGAAGTTCGCAGAGGAACTACTATCGCAGGTCAGATCGTGTCCGGCGAGAGAATGGATGATAACGGTAACATTCTACAGAAGGGAACTGTTCTTGCGGACGGTCCAGCGGTAGACAATGGAACTCTTGCACTAGGACGTAACGTTCTTGTGGCGTTCATGCCTTGGGAAGGTTACAACTTCGAGGATGCGATCTTAATTTCCGAAAAAGTTGTAAAAGACGATATTTTCTCTTCTATCCACATCGAAGAGTTCGAGATCCAAGCAAGAGAAACCAAACTTGGACAAGAACAGATCACAAGAGATATTCCGAATCTTTCGGACAAAGCTTTCCGTGATCTAGATGAAACCGGTGTGATCCGTGTCGGTGCAGAAGTAAAACCGGGAGAC
This window of the Leptospira hartskeerlii genome carries:
- the rpoB gene encoding DNA-directed RNA polymerase subunit beta, which translates into the protein MYGQVERKRVNFGKITNLDYLPNLIQIQKKSFDWFLQSEVKDPTKRKNQGLEAVFRETFPIESPNNDMVMEYSHYVLGDAKKSPQECKDTDATFALPLKAVIRLIIKETGEIREQVVYMGDLPVMTEQGTFIINGAERVVVSQLHRSPGIFFSYDEERDTYSARVIPYRGSWLEFEMDNKGILVAKIDRKKKFPATLLVKSLGHGTNEEILRLFYKSSKAKIGGASTKELKRLIGRRVIADVINMETGEVMLDAGSKINEDNISILKEMKVKEVELVEYPKDKDNPVLVNCLEKDGVNDYEDAVLKFHGIMRQGEPSTIENAEAELNRLFFSPKSFDLGDVGRYKINSKFEFNNPKEFTSATERVLRPADIIETVRYLLNLISETENYYPDDIDHLGNRRIRSVGELISNQLKVGFTRVERVIKERMTVQEVGTQTPQLLISIKPITAVINEFFGSSQLSQFMDQTNPLAELTHKRRLNALGPGGLSRDRAGFEVRDVHYSHYGRMCPIETPEGPNIGLILSMSSYARVNDYGFLETPYRVVKNSKVSNNIEYLTADKEEYHSIAVSSSPVDEKGEFKNKLISTRHRSDYPFRNPNEIQYMDLAPMQVVSVSTALIPFLEHDDANRALMGSNMQRQAVPLLRQEAPFVGTGMETRAAYDSRICIISKQDGVVTYVDAEKVVIERKGGKESDTYDLTKFKKTNQGTCFNQTPVVGVVHSEIDGKVTKVGKEKIEVTADNGNVREYNLISGNKQYQPIVSNGEEVRRGTTIAGQIVSGERMDDNGNILQKGTVLADGPAVDNGTLALGRNVLVAFMPWEGYNFEDAILISEKVVKDDIFSSIHIEEFEIQARETKLGQEQITRDIPNLSDKAFRDLDETGVIRVGAEVKPGDILVGMVTPKGETDLTPEYKLLHSIFGEKAKEVRDSSLRMPNGFEGTVIDIKRFSREKGDELPAGVEEMVKVFVARKRKLLVGDKMAGRHGNKGVVARIMAEEDMPYMEDGTPMDIVLNPLGVPSRMNLGQIFETQLGLAASKLGINFETPVFDGATEADVEKYCKEANLPLSSKFKLYDGRTGLPFMNEVFCGYIYMLKLAHLVDDKIHARSTGPYSLVTQQPLGGKAQFGGQRLGEMEVWALEAYGASHTLQELLTIKSDDMLGRARIYEAIVKGIHSIKPGIPESFNVLVQELRGLALDIVITDSEGNSVDISDYEDEYSKSKKKIKFETIENA
- the rplL gene encoding 50S ribosomal protein L7/L12; its protein translation is MSTTEALLEQLGKLTLVEAADLVKKMEEKFGISAAAPVAVAAAAPAGGGAAAGAEEPASFNVVLKGFGDKKIEVIKVVREITGLGLKEAKDLVEAGGKSVKDGVAKAEADDIKKKLEAVGAQIELKAV
- the rplJ gene encoding 50S ribosomal protein L10 produces the protein MPSQEKIEAVAELKGRLEKRSDFILASYSGLTVEDITNLRAKLRKEGSEMKVIKNNLFLLALKESEKHKDKNIAFGSEYQGPLAAIFSDANLPNAAKILKEYAKTNKNLILKAGYLDGSVLNAEDVEAIAGLPSREQLLAQIAGGINGPARSIASGLNQIIAGLARAIQAVAEKNNQ